From a region of the Aeoliella mucimassa genome:
- a CDS encoding anaerobic glycerol-3-phosphate dehydrogenase subunit C: protein MDPERQRIEEDLRGLVAGEVRCDDTAVQLYAADASIYEIRPLGVVRPRSTDDVVAVARYASEQNLPVHARGGGSGLAGAALGRGIVVDFSHSMRRVLKLQTDSVLVQAGVVHGELNRLLASHGRLFGPDPATTQVTTMGGVAAINATGSHFLRYGTPRDHIRQQQVVLADGTTFIAGVHQVPKFEPEYIESPTTEERVERLVWQIAELIERNRTIINDTAIYTAVNSCGYHLRNVLKDGELNLAKLLIGSEGTLALSTELEFSTQVMPKHVGCMLLVFDSLDKAARAVQHILMVKPSACDLMDRRHLSLARELDVRYEQLIPGAAEAVLLVEFDGDTREQVDVNLNEVVELVTSTHHLAAEAHVATEASDNLLFWELAKRFVPTLHKLQGVRRSVPFVEDMAVPIGALPVFLRHLQDVLKHEQVTASVFGHAGHGQLHVRPLLDLSNPNEKRRMERIAGQLYEKLWLLGGTISGGHGDGLSRTPFIAGQYGPLVGVFRELKRLFDPDGILNPGKVVPQAGARMIHHLRSVVADVDRPAPATDDSSAAQPAKLGGAGQLVALQLNWDIDQVTHTARACNGCAACRTRSPDTRMCPVYRFAPREEASPRAKANIMRAVLTGQLPPDAVLHDSVKEVADLCVNCQMCRLECPAGVDIPRLMVEAKAEYVASNGLDMHNWMLSRIDSLVRFASRLPTITNWVFRNRQTRWLMEKILGISQARTLPKLAVHSFLDRATKHRLEHYDDDRPRVVLFLDTFANYFDTELTEAMLKVLRHNGVEVCIPTSQQPCAMPLITAGSLDVARRIAHRNVATLVEAVRLGYTVISTEPTAVLALTREYPAMLADDEDVKLVAENTQDACHYLWRLHLRGRLKLDFESQNLELAHHVPCHLKALEVGVPSANLLRLIPGLRLRDVEKGCSGMAGTWGLKKENYRNSLRIGLPLISEVRDGPYHASVTECSTCKIQIDHGSHKPTLHPIKVIAAAYGLMDLPFDAADAAIVPGE, encoded by the coding sequence ATGGATCCCGAACGGCAACGCATCGAGGAAGATCTTCGCGGCCTGGTGGCAGGCGAAGTGCGTTGCGACGACACGGCGGTGCAGCTTTATGCTGCGGATGCCAGCATCTACGAGATCCGCCCGCTAGGGGTGGTGCGGCCCCGCTCGACCGACGACGTGGTGGCCGTCGCCCGTTACGCCAGCGAACAAAACCTGCCGGTGCACGCCCGCGGCGGTGGTAGCGGCTTGGCCGGCGCTGCGCTCGGCCGAGGGATCGTGGTCGACTTCTCGCACAGCATGCGACGCGTGCTGAAGCTGCAGACCGACTCGGTGCTCGTGCAGGCGGGCGTCGTGCATGGCGAACTCAATCGCCTACTGGCGTCGCACGGCCGGCTCTTTGGGCCCGACCCCGCGACCACCCAGGTAACCACCATGGGCGGGGTGGCTGCGATCAACGCAACCGGCAGCCACTTTTTGCGTTACGGCACCCCGCGCGACCATATTCGCCAGCAGCAAGTCGTGCTGGCCGACGGTACCACGTTCATCGCCGGTGTGCATCAGGTGCCGAAATTCGAACCGGAGTACATCGAGTCTCCCACCACCGAAGAGCGGGTCGAGCGGTTGGTCTGGCAGATCGCTGAACTCATCGAACGCAATCGCACCATCATCAACGACACAGCGATCTACACCGCAGTGAACAGCTGTGGCTATCATCTTCGCAACGTGCTGAAGGATGGCGAGCTGAACCTTGCGAAGCTACTGATCGGCAGCGAAGGAACCTTGGCCCTGAGTACCGAGCTGGAGTTCTCGACGCAGGTCATGCCGAAGCACGTGGGGTGCATGTTGCTAGTGTTCGACTCGCTCGACAAAGCCGCCCGCGCGGTGCAGCACATCCTGATGGTCAAGCCATCGGCCTGCGACTTGATGGACCGCCGGCACCTGAGTCTGGCGCGGGAATTAGATGTGCGCTACGAGCAGCTGATTCCCGGTGCGGCCGAAGCGGTGCTGCTCGTCGAGTTCGATGGCGACACGCGCGAGCAAGTGGATGTGAACCTGAACGAAGTGGTCGAGCTGGTCACTTCCACGCACCATCTGGCGGCCGAGGCCCACGTAGCGACTGAGGCCAGCGACAATTTATTGTTCTGGGAACTCGCCAAGCGGTTCGTGCCGACCTTGCACAAGCTGCAAGGGGTGCGTCGCTCAGTCCCCTTCGTGGAAGACATGGCGGTGCCGATCGGCGCGCTGCCGGTGTTCCTGCGCCATCTGCAAGACGTCCTCAAGCACGAGCAGGTGACCGCCAGCGTGTTTGGTCATGCTGGGCACGGGCAGTTGCACGTCCGCCCGCTGCTCGACTTGTCCAACCCCAACGAGAAGCGGCGGATGGAGCGCATTGCAGGCCAGCTTTACGAGAAGCTCTGGCTACTCGGCGGCACCATCAGCGGCGGGCACGGCGACGGTCTTAGTCGCACTCCGTTCATTGCTGGGCAGTACGGCCCGCTCGTTGGTGTGTTCCGCGAGCTCAAGCGGCTGTTCGATCCCGATGGTATTTTGAACCCTGGCAAGGTGGTTCCGCAGGCCGGCGCGCGGATGATTCACCACTTGCGGAGCGTCGTAGCCGATGTCGACCGCCCTGCGCCAGCTACCGATGATAGTTCTGCTGCTCAGCCGGCCAAGCTTGGCGGGGCAGGGCAGCTTGTTGCGTTGCAGCTGAATTGGGACATCGACCAGGTAACGCACACCGCCCGGGCCTGCAACGGCTGCGCGGCGTGTCGCACGCGGAGCCCCGACACGCGGATGTGCCCAGTCTATCGCTTCGCGCCGCGCGAGGAAGCCTCGCCAAGGGCGAAGGCCAACATCATGCGGGCGGTGCTCACCGGGCAGTTGCCGCCGGATGCGGTGCTGCATGACTCGGTCAAGGAAGTCGCCGACCTGTGCGTGAACTGCCAGATGTGCCGACTCGAGTGCCCGGCTGGGGTCGACATCCCTCGCTTGATGGTCGAAGCGAAGGCCGAGTACGTTGCCAGCAATGGCCTCGACATGCACAACTGGATGCTTTCGCGCATCGACAGCTTAGTGCGGTTCGCGTCGCGGCTGCCGACCATTACCAACTGGGTGTTTCGCAACCGACAGACTCGTTGGCTGATGGAAAAGATCCTCGGCATCAGCCAGGCACGCACGTTGCCGAAATTGGCAGTCCATTCCTTTCTCGACCGGGCTACGAAGCATCGGCTCGAGCATTACGATGACGATCGCCCTCGCGTGGTGCTCTTCCTCGATACGTTCGCTAACTACTTCGACACCGAGCTTACCGAAGCGATGCTCAAGGTGCTTCGCCATAACGGAGTCGAAGTCTGCATTCCGACCAGTCAGCAGCCTTGTGCGATGCCGCTGATCACGGCCGGCTCGCTCGACGTTGCCCGTCGCATCGCCCATCGCAACGTGGCCACCTTAGTCGAGGCCGTGCGGCTGGGCTACACGGTGATTTCCACCGAGCCAACCGCCGTGTTGGCTCTCACCCGGGAATACCCCGCGATGCTGGCCGACGACGAAGACGTGAAACTCGTAGCCGAGAATACTCAGGATGCCTGCCATTACTTATGGCGGCTTCATCTGCGTGGGCGGTTGAAGCTCGACTTCGAGTCGCAAAACCTCGAGCTGGCGCATCACGTTCCTTGTCATCTGAAAGCGCTCGAGGTCGGTGTTCCGTCGGCCAATTTGTTGCGGTTGATTCCCGGTCTGCGTCTGCGTGATGTCGAAAAAGGTTGCAGCGGCATGGCCGGCACCTGGGGACTCAAGAAAGAGAACTACCGCAACAGCTTGCGTATCGGGTTGCCGCTGATTAGCGAAGTCCGCGACGGTCCGTATCACGCGTCGGTCACCGAGTGCAGCACCTGCAAAATTCAGATCGACCACGGCAGCCACAAACCGACGCTCCACCCGATCAAGGTCATTGCGGCCGCCTACGGCTTGATGGACTTGCCGTTTGACGCTGCCGACGCGGCGATCGTTCCGGGAGAATAG
- the folE gene encoding GTP cyclohydrolase I FolE, giving the protein MPRIERAVREILAAVGEDPDREGLLETPARVARMYAELFSGLHEDPRIHLEKYFTEKYDEVVLVRDISFNSMCEHHMLPFSGKAHIGYVPKGKVVGLSKLARVVEVVSRRPQVQERMTETIANLLIDELDVKGVAVVIEASHSCMTIRGVRKPGSLCVTSAMKGLFRSNESSRSEVMKLIYGG; this is encoded by the coding sequence ATGCCCCGCATCGAACGGGCGGTTCGCGAAATCCTGGCCGCGGTCGGCGAAGATCCTGATCGCGAAGGCTTGCTCGAAACGCCTGCCCGCGTCGCCCGGATGTATGCCGAGTTGTTCAGCGGTCTGCATGAAGATCCCCGAATTCACCTCGAGAAGTACTTTACCGAGAAATACGACGAAGTGGTGTTGGTTCGCGATATTAGCTTCAACAGCATGTGCGAACACCATATGCTGCCGTTTTCGGGCAAGGCCCACATTGGCTACGTGCCGAAGGGCAAAGTGGTGGGGCTCAGTAAGCTGGCCCGCGTAGTCGAGGTGGTTAGCCGCCGGCCGCAGGTGCAGGAACGCATGACCGAGACGATCGCTAACCTGCTAATCGACGAGCTCGACGTCAAAGGCGTTGCCGTAGTGATCGAGGCGTCGCACAGCTGCATGACCATCCGTGGTGTCCGCAAGCCAGGCAGTTTGTGCGTGACTTCGGCCATGAAGGGGCTGTTCCGGTCGAACGAATCGAGCCGCAGCGAGGTGATGAAGCTCATTTACGGTGGCTAA
- a CDS encoding LON peptidase substrate-binding domain-containing protein, which translates to MNPSDLQHVEFNPDDFSGRVRLFPIPNLVMFPHVVQPLHIFEERYREMMQDALATDQLIAMPVLQPGWEPEYAGRPPIEPWACLGKVVLHNKLPDGCYNLLLMGVARLRLEEELPAVRSFREARAELMEEFLPKAEGECCKLRKQLTSIFDGCVRRGEAPHAVRQLLATELPLTTLTDLMAYALPLSSEVKLNLLAQPCAKQRAEILLELLDDRVASAPSSQSTGDFPPPFSTN; encoded by the coding sequence ATGAACCCTTCTGATCTACAGCATGTGGAATTCAACCCCGACGATTTTTCGGGTCGAGTTCGCCTGTTTCCCATCCCCAACTTGGTGATGTTCCCGCACGTTGTGCAGCCGCTGCACATCTTCGAAGAACGTTACCGGGAGATGATGCAGGATGCGCTAGCGACTGACCAGTTGATCGCCATGCCGGTGTTGCAGCCTGGCTGGGAGCCCGAGTACGCAGGGCGGCCGCCTATTGAGCCGTGGGCCTGCCTCGGCAAGGTAGTGCTGCACAATAAGCTACCCGACGGATGTTACAACCTGCTGCTCATGGGAGTTGCCCGACTTCGACTAGAGGAAGAGTTGCCGGCGGTGCGTAGTTTCCGCGAAGCCCGTGCGGAACTAATGGAAGAGTTTCTTCCCAAAGCCGAAGGGGAGTGCTGCAAGCTGCGAAAGCAGCTCACTTCCATCTTCGACGGTTGTGTCCGCCGAGGTGAGGCTCCCCATGCGGTGCGTCAGTTGTTAGCTACTGAACTGCCGCTGACGACCCTCACCGACTTGATGGCCTATGCTTTGCCGCTGAGTAGCGAGGTGAAGCTGAATCTACTGGCCCAGCCATGCGCGAAGCAGCGAGCTGAAATTCTGCTCGAGCTGCTCGACGATCGCGTCGCCTCGGCTCCCTCGAGTCAGAGCACCGGCGACTTCCCGCCGCCGTTTAGCACCAACTAG
- a CDS encoding Bax inhibitor-1/YccA family protein has product MNQADFRAQNPYASFGMVAADAPAADRLSFIRRTYLHVALAVYALVMLEVMYFTLFGDTMNQLMPRMMNRVTWFLILAAFMAVGHVANKWAMSDTSASKQYMGLGLYVLFESFVLAPLLWIANHYATPVGDMTFSPIAVAAVLTLFVFAGLTLGVFLTRADFSFLGPILGIGGMLALGLIAASFFFPGMLSGVWFPIAMVVLVSGSVLYSTSNVLHHYRTTQHVAAALALFASLATLFWYILQIVLASSRRN; this is encoded by the coding sequence ATGAACCAAGCCGACTTCCGTGCTCAGAATCCCTACGCTTCGTTTGGTATGGTTGCCGCCGACGCTCCTGCTGCTGACCGACTGAGTTTTATCCGTCGGACGTATCTGCATGTTGCCTTGGCTGTTTATGCACTGGTGATGCTCGAGGTGATGTACTTCACCCTGTTCGGCGACACCATGAATCAGCTGATGCCAAGAATGATGAATCGGGTAACTTGGTTCCTGATCCTGGCCGCTTTCATGGCGGTTGGTCATGTAGCGAATAAGTGGGCGATGTCCGATACCTCGGCCTCGAAGCAGTACATGGGCCTTGGCTTGTACGTGTTGTTTGAATCGTTTGTGTTGGCACCATTGCTGTGGATCGCAAATCACTACGCGACCCCGGTGGGAGATATGACGTTTAGTCCCATCGCAGTCGCGGCGGTGCTTACGCTCTTTGTGTTTGCTGGGCTTACGCTTGGGGTTTTCCTGACCCGCGCCGACTTCTCGTTCCTCGGTCCCATTCTCGGAATCGGCGGCATGCTGGCTCTGGGGCTGATTGCGGCCAGCTTCTTCTTTCCTGGAATGCTCTCCGGCGTGTGGTTCCCAATTGCCATGGTGGTGCTCGTTTCAGGGAGCGTGTTGTACAGCACCTCGAACGTGCTTCATCACTATCGCACCACGCAGCACGTTGCTGCCGCGTTGGCGCTATTTGCTTCGCTGGCGACGCTCTTTTGGTACATCCTGCAGATCGTTCTCGCTTCGTCGCGTCGCAATTGA